A window of the Aspergillus flavus chromosome 6, complete sequence genome harbors these coding sequences:
- a CDS encoding glycoside hydrolase superfamily: MATPGNQNHRAWWKESSVYQIWPCSFKDSNDDGIGDIPGIISKLDHIKNLGIDIVWLCPSYKSPQVDMGYDIADYYDIAPEYGTVADVEKLIKGCHERGMKLLMDLVVNHTSDQHEWFKQSRSSKDNEYRNWYIWKPARYDEQGNRQPPNNWVSHFQGSAWEWDEHTQEYYLHLYATEQPDLNWEHPPVRKAVHDIMRFWLDKGANGFRMDVINFISKDQRFPDAPIKDPRTPWQWGDKYYANGPRLHEYFQELGKILKEYDTFSVGEMPFVTDTEEVLRAVKYDRNELNMIFNFEHVDIDHGKYDKFEPGSWELTDLKFFFERWQKFMYENDGWNALYWENHDQPRSVDRYTNAKEEDRVIASKMLATILALKAGSPFVYQGQEIGMGNVPPEWDIEEYKDIDCLNHWKRLPNDPEIQKIARQEYQKKSRDNGRTPVQWTNAPNAGFTSPNVKPWMSVNPNYARGINAEAQVNDPNSTYSYWASVLGLRKKYVDIFVYGNYELVDRDSQEIFAYTRQYEDQKALVLANWTDGTLEWDSSSNGVKAVKDVLLNTYDSASDVKERFSGSKWSLRPYEAVVLLIEA; this comes from the exons ATGGCCACACCCGGCAACCAGAACCATCGCGCCTGGTGGAAGGAAAGCTCCGTATATCAGATCTGGCCTTGCTCGTTCAAGGACTCCAACGATGACGGTATCGGTGATATCCCCGGTATCATTTCGAAGCTCGACCACATCAAGAACCTCGGTATCGATATCGTTTGGCTCTGTCCCTCGTATAAGTCGCCTCAGGTTGACATGGGATATGATATCGCTGATTACTACGACATTGCCCCTGAATACGGTACGGTCGCAGATGTGGAAAAGTTGATCAAGGGGTGCCATGAACGGGGCATGAAGCTCCTCATGGATCTGGTAGTGAATCACACTAGTGATCAACATGAGTGGTTCAAGCAGTCGCGCAGCTCGAAGGATAACGAGTATCGGAATTGGTACATCTGGAAGCCGGCCAGGTATGACGAGCAGGGAAATCGCCAGCCGCCGAACAATTGGGTGTCACATTTCCAGG GGAGCGCATGGGAGTGGGATGAGCATACGCAGGAATACTATCTTCACCTGTACGCGACAGAACAGCCAGATCTCAACTGGGAGCATCCACCGGTTCGCAAGGCTGTCCATGATATTATGCGCTTTTGGCTGGATAAAGGTGCCAACGGGTTCCGTATGGATGTGATCAACTTCATCAGCAAGGACCAGCGTTTCCCGGATGCCCCGATCAAGGACCCACGTACCCCTTGGCAATGGGGTGACAAGTACTATGCCAATGGTCCTCGGTTGCACGAATACTTCCAGGAGCTTGGTAAGATCTTAAAGGAGTACGATACGTTCAGTGTTGGTGAAATGCCCTTCGTGACGGACACCGAAGAGGTGCTTCGAGCAGTGAAGTATGACCGGAATGAGCTGAATATGATCTTTAACTTTGAGCATGTCGACATTGACCATGGTAAATACGACAAGTTCGAGCCGGGTAGCTGGGAGCTCACCGACTTGAAATTTTTCTTTGAGAGGTGGCAGAAGTTCATGTATGAAAATGATGGCTGGAACGCTCTGTACTGGGAGAACCACGACCAGCCACGGTCGGTCGACCGTTACACGAACGCAAAGGAGGAAGACCGAGTTATTGCATCCAAGATGCTAGCCACGATCTTGGCTTTGAAAGCTGGATCACCTTTCGTATACCAGGGGCAAGAGATTGGCATGGGGAATGTGCCTCCCGAATGGGACATCGAAGAGTACAAGGATATCGACTGCCTCAACCACTGGAAGAG GCTACCAAATGATCCTGAAATCCAAAAGATTGCCCGACAGGAATATCAGAAGAAGTCCCGTGACAACGGCCGTACCCCAGTTCAATGGACTAATGCGCCAAACGCCGGATTCACCAGCCCCAACGTCAAGCCCTGGATGTCGGTCAACCCGAACTACGCTCGCGGCATCAACGCCGAGGCCCAGGTCAACGACCCCAACTCTACCTACAGCTACTGGGCATCCGTGCTCGGACTGCGCAAGAAATACGTGGACATCTTTGTATATGGAAACTACGAGCTGGTCGACCGCGATAGCCAGGAGATCTTCGCGTATACCCGGCAGTATGAAGACCAGAAGGCGCTGGTGTTGGCCAACTGGACTGACGGCACATTGGAATGGGATTCTTCTTCGAATGGTGTGAAGGCAGTCAAAGATGTGTTGCTGAACACGTATGACAGCGCCAGCGACGTGAAGGAGAGATTTTCTGGTTCCAAGTGGTCTCTTCGTCCATATGAGGCTGTGGTGCTGCTTATTGAGGCCTGA
- a CDS encoding putative short-chain dehydrogenase/reductase family protein — protein MTASKDLPPDTTPYYYLKIFLKSQLCTKAQLPPKNTTLIDKVAIVTGANTGLGLESSRQLLSYNLSLLIIAVRSVAKGEIAAATLRKEYPIATIEVWNLDMSSYDSIRAFVRRTETQLSRLDIVILNAGLQNMQFGVVPSTGHEETIQVNYLSTVLLSILLLPVLKNKSTVGTPGRLSIVSSGTALFARFPHRKFSLLLPSYDDPKNFDLIEQYSASKLLGHMFMWKLADYVSADDVVVNLVDPGFTKGTQLQRDVSGVVSLAMSLAKVITARTVRDGASTYVDATVVKGKESHGCFVMDWQIRPFATVLYTPEGKQIIERLWDETVVELKFADVQGILRSMNRK, from the exons ATGACTGCTTCGAAAGACCTTCCACCCGATACCACACCGTACTACTACCTTAAGATCTTCCTGAAGTCCCAGCTGTGCACTAAGGCCCAATTGCCGCCGAAAAATACCACTCTTATTGATAAAGTCGCTATCGTGACGGGAGCCAATACCGGCTTGGGCTTGGAAAGCTCTCGCCAACTCCTATCATACAATCTCTCCCTTCTAATAATCGCCGTTCGCTCAGTCGCAAAAGGCGAAATAGCAGCAGCTACACTCCGGAAGGAGTATCCAATAGCTACCATCGAAGTCTGGAATCTCGACATGAGCTCATACGATTCCATTCGAGCCTTTGTTCGCCGCACCGAAACCCAGCTATCTCGTCTCGACATAGTCATTCTCAATGCCGGATTGCAAAATATGCAATTTGGAGTTGTTCCTAGTACCGGCCATGAGGAGACCATTCAGGTGAATTACCTATCAACGGTACTTCTctctattcttcttctccctgtTCTCAAGAACAAGTCAACAGTTGGTACACCTGGCCGACTTAGCATTGTCAGTTCGGGCACTGCTCTCTTCGCTAGATTCCCACACAGAAAGTTCTCTCTACTTCTCCCCTCGTACGACGACCCGAAGAACTTCGACTTGATCGAGCAGTATAGCGCATCCAAACTGCTCGGGCACATGTTCATGTGGAAGCTTGCCGACTACGTATCTGCGGATGACGTCGTGGTGAATCTGGTGGACCCAGGCTTTACCAAGGGCACCCAGCTTCAGCGTGACGTTTCTGGTGTTGTATCTTTGGCCATGTCTCTTGCGAAGGTGATTACGGCTCGGACTGTCCGGGATGGAGCTTCTACATATGTAGACGCTACAGTGGTAAAGGGCAAGGAGTCCCACGGGTGTTTTGTTATGGACTGGCAGATACGACC ATTTGCTACTGTCCTGTATACGCCAGAAGGGAAACAAATCATTGAAAGGCTATGGGACGAGACGGTGGTCGAATTGAAATTTGCTGATGTTCAAGGTATTCTTCGGTCTATGAACAGGAAGTAA
- a CDS encoding molybdopterin synthase large subunit CnxH codes for MTTSEDQTTPAHLDPKTYPRHLTDPTQNIHLELTYSPLNAQSALDKISSPAAGANVLFLGTTRNTFENRAVSQLSYTAYPPLTLKTLAGIARDAVAKHGLTGIVIAHRLGVVPIREASIVIAVSSGHRRAAWRAGEEVLEICKEKAEIWKREEFVDGGMEWRENRERDGEGKKVVVSEK; via the coding sequence ATGACCACCTCAGAAGACCAAACAACACCCGCCCACCTCGACCCAAAAACCTACCCCCGGCACCTAACCGACCCAACCCAAAACATCCACCTGGAACTCACCTACTCCCCTCTCAACGCGCAATCCGCGTTGGACAAGATTTCCTCCCCCGCCGCCGGCGCAAacgtcctcttcctcggcacTACGCGAAATACCTTCGAGAACCGGGCTGTCTCACAGCTGAGTTACACGGCGTACCCGCCGCTGACGCTGAAGACGCTAGCGGGGATCGCGCGGGACGCGGTTGCGAAACATGGGCTGACAGGGATTGTGATTGCGCATCGGTTGGGGGTGGTGCCGATTCGGGAGGCGAGTATTGTGATTGCGGTTAGTTCGGGGCATCGGAGGGCGGCGTGgagggctggggaggaggtGTTGGAGATTTGTAAGGAGAAGGCGGAGatttggaagagggaggagttTGTGGATGGGGGGATGGAGTGGAGGGAGAATAGGGAGAGGGAtggggaggggaagaaggttgttgttTCTGAAAAGTGA
- a CDS encoding protein SCO1 — protein sequence MASTMRPLVQMVGRASRSTVPSLERSTLRSIPSQNAFLPLRTKPAQPAYTQTLRHNGLSSQRSFSTTTLRARARTMGQLKARNSTGPFSWKSALLFVITGAGMIVYFRVEKERLARKRIAEMSKGVGRPKVGGPFVLKDLDGKQFTDEDLKGKYSFVYFGFTHCPDICPDELDKMAEIIDKVKEATKGENIFLPVFVTCDPARDTPEVLRSYLQEFHGDIIGLTGTYEQVKNMCKQYRVYFSTPQNVNPGEDYLVDHSIYFYLMDPEGDFVECIGRQDTPDSATKVIMEHINDWKREGKPLKKD from the exons ATGGCATCGACAATGAGACCTCTCGTCCAAATGGTCGGACGAGCCTCGCGCTCCACCGTTCCCTCCCTCGAGCGCAGCACCCTCCGATCAATCCCATCGCAAAAcgctttccttcctctccgcACAAAACCAGCCCAGCCCGCATACACTCAGACTCTCAGACACAATGGTCTCTCCTCTCAGCGCTCCTTCAGCACTACTACCCTCCGCGCTCGGGCACGCACAATGGGCCAGCTGAAGGCCCGGAACTCCACCGGTCCGTTTTCATGGAAGTCGGCGCTACTCTTCGTCATTACCGGTGCGGGTATGATCGTTTATTTCCGGGTGGAGAAGGAACGGTTGGCGCGGAAGCGCATCGCAGAGATGAGCAAGGGAGTTGGTCGGCCGAAGGTTGGAGGTCCATTCGTGCTGAAGGACTTGGACGGCAAGCAGTTCACCGATGAGGATCTGAAGGGAAAGTACAGCTTT GTTTACTTCGGCTTCACGCACTGCCCCGATATCTGCCCGGATGAGTTGGATAAGATGGCCGAGATTATTGACAAAGTGAAGGAGGCTACCAAGGGCGAGAACATCTTCTTGCCTGTCTTTGTTACCTGCGATCCTGCTCGCGATACCCCCGAAGTGCTGCGCTCGTATCTCCAGGAGTTCCACGGGGACATTATCGGCTTGACTGGCACGTACGAGCAGGTGAAGAATATGTGCAAGCAGTACCGGGTGTACTTCAGCACACCGCAAAACGTGAACCCGGGCGAGGACTATCTGGTGGACCACAGTATCTACTTCTACCTGATGG ACCCCGAGGGTGACTTCGTCGAGTGCATTGGCCGCCAGGATACCCCCGATTCCGCCACCAAGGTCATCATGGAGCACATCAACGACTGGAAGCGCGAAGGTAAGCCATTGAAAAAGGACTAG
- a CDS encoding putative FAD binding oxidoreductase — MSLTVPQGAVVKVTSTSEVSEVIKFARKHRISFAVEAGGHSTTGSSASHGGIVISLSQMRKVLTDPASKTVCVQGGATWQDVNSSTAPYDLVVVGATSSHAGVGGSTLGGGYGWLTGRYGLIIDSLLSVRMVLADGSIVEASETTSPDLFWAVRGAGQAFGVVTELVFRAYDLKHHVFGGALYFTPDRLAKIVEFANEFHRRMNENSGLMFGFTAPPFMEETAVLVIPFYNGSREEAEDFFEPILSAGPAAGQTDMMSYTRLNAVANVDPSPEGRKNINGTNISLPFDTDFVYDVYKQFDRIMRSCRRVGNSVLMFELLPYNHIIEVPLDATACANRGRYYNVGSIFCWPDPDLDQKMLTEQQGIISKIENFGSGSRDEGEKRVAKYANYAGHNISAANLFGENLERLQQLKRAYDPNNVFRKWHDLLHQKNPV, encoded by the exons ATGTCTCTAACAGTACCACAGGGCGCAGTAGTGAAAGTCACATCCACGTCTGAAGTCTCTGAAGTGATTAAGTTCGCCCGGAAGCATCGTATCTCTTTCGCTGTAGAAGCCGGGGGACATTCCACCACCGGGTCCTCGGCATCTCATGGCGGCATTGTAATCAGCCTGTCTCAGATGCGCAAAGTCCTCACAGACCCCGCTTCAAAGACGGTTTGTGTACAAGGTGGCGCAACCTGGCAGGATGTCAACAGCTCTACGGCTCCCTACGACTTAGTGGTTGTGGGTGCGACTTCAAGTCATGCCGGCGTCGGAGGATCGACACTGGGGGGAGGATACGGATGGCTAACAGGGAGGTATGGTCTGATTATTGACAGCCTGCTGAGTGTCAGGATGGTGCTCGCAGATGGGTCCATCGTCGAAGCGTCGGAAACGACTTCCCCGGACCTTTTCTGGGCGGTTCGAGGTGCCGGACAAGCCTTCGGCGTGGTGACCGAGCTTGTCTTCCGTGCGTATGATCTCAAACATCACGTATTTGGGGGAGCCCTTTACTTTACACCAGATAGGCTAGCAAAAATTGTGGAGTTTGCCAATGAGTTTCACCGTCGCATGAATGAGAATAGCGGCCTCATGTTTGGGTTCACGGCCCCTCCGTTTATGGAAGAGACGGCTGTACTGGTCATTCCTTTCTATAATGGCAGCCGCGAAGAGGCTGAAGACTTTTTTGAACCCATCCTCTCAGCCGGCCCTGCTGCGGGGCAAACCGACATGATGTCTTATACGAGACTCAACGCGGTGGCCAATGTAGATCCGTCTCCAGAGGGCCGCAAAAACATCAACGGGACTAATATTTCCCTGCCCTTTGACACTGACTTTGTGTACGACGTATACAAGCAGTTTGACAGGATAATGAGAAGCTGTCGGAGGGTGGGGAATAGTGTGCTCATGTTTGAGCTGCTGCCATATAATCACATTATTGAAGTACCATTGGACGCTACGGCTTGCGCCAATCGGGGCCGGTACTACAATGTTGGCTCGATCTTCTGCTGGCCGGATCCAGATCTCGACCAGAAGATGCTGACCGAGCAGCAGGGTATTATCTCCAAGATCGAGAATTTCGGATCAGGATCCCGTGATGAGGGCGAAAAGCGTGTGGCTAAATATGCCAACTATGCTG GGCATAATATCAGTGCTGCAAACCTGTTCGGCGAGAACTTGGAGCGGTTGCAGCAGTTGAAGAGAGCTTACGATCCCAACAATGTCTTCAGAAAGTGGCACGACCTCCTCCATCAAAAGAACCCAGTATAA